TCACCAGCCGTCACCTGAACGACCGCCTGAAGAAAGAGGTCATGACCAACGTGAGCCTCAAGGTCGAAGAGCTGCGCCCCGATGAATTCGTGGTCAGCGGACGCGGTGAGCTGCACCTCTCGATCCTGCTGGAGACCATGCGCCGCGAGGGCTACGAGCTTCAGGTGGGTGCGCCCCAGGTCATCACCCGCGAGATCGACGGCGAGAAGTGCGAACCCATCGAGCATCTGGTGGTCGACGTGCCCGAGTACCACAGCAGCACCGTCATCGGCGCGATTTCCAGCCGTAAGGGCCAGCTCGTGAACATGGAGCCTCAGGGCACCCGCGTCCGGGTCGAGTTCAAGGTTCCTTCGCGTGCGCTGTTCGGCTTCCGCACCCAGTTCCTGAGCATGACGCAGGGCGAGGGCATCATGAGCCACATCTTCGACGGCTACGCGCCCTGGGCCGGAGAACTCAAGACCCGCCAGAACGGGTCGCTGGTGGCGATGGAAGCCGGTAACGCCTTTGCGTACAGCATCTGGAAGTTGCAGGACCGTGGCTCGTTCTTCATCCTGCCCGCCGCCGAGGTGTATGTGGGCATGATCGTGGGTGAAAACGCCCGCGAGAAAGATATGGACGTGAACGTCTGCAAGAACAAGAAGCTGACGAACGTCCGGAGCAGCGGTGCCGACGACGCGCTGAGCCTGACGCCCATCAAGAAGCTGACCCTGGAAGACGCGCTGGAGTACATCGGCGACGATGAGCTGGTCGAGATTACGCCCAAGAGCATTCGTCTTCGGAAGAAGATTCTTGAGCCTAATATGCGGAAATAATCAGGACAATCAGGACCACAGACGCGCCGATTAAGCAAGAGAGAGGGAGGGCCGTCCCGACCGAGACTGCCACCCAACCTCCAGCGGCTAACTATCAGAACCATAACAGCGGGGGCCGGAGCGAAATGCTTCGGCCCCCGCCTGCGTTTTTGGATACCCTGACGCCATGCCAACCGATCTGAAGCCCACTGTTCGCCCCGAAGACACGCTGGAACGGCTCGACATTCGTCTGGGCCGCGTGCTGAGTGCCGAGCTGGAACCGAGCGCCCCCAGGCCCGCGTACCGCCTTCAGATCGATTTCGGCAGGTACGGCGTTCGCAGCAGCGTGGGCCGCTTCACCAGCCACCCGCCGAGTGAACTGGTGGGCAGGCAGGTGATGGGTGTTCTCAATTTCGAGCCGCGCCAGATTGGAGACGTGAGCAGCGAAGTGCTGATCATCGGCATTCAGGCCAGGGGGAAAGACAGCGGCGAGGCCACCTTTCTGACGCCCGCGCTGGAAGGAAAGCTGGGAAGCAAACTGTTTTAGAACAGTTTCGGAAATGGGCAATCGGGAGCAGGAACGGCGTCCCGAACGGGTTTTCGGCCTACTTTTCTGCTGCTCTTATCTTATTGTGCAAATTGCTCTAGGAATGCCATCGGTGGAGAGGGAAAGGAGCGATAACCCCGCCCTCTGATCGGTCAACTCTTCTGCTTCAGCGCTTCTCTCGCCTGCGTCGCCGTCAGGTCGGGGCCGTAAATGGGCGTGCCGGGCTGCTGAACCTTGCTGTCTTCCAGCGACCCTGTGTCCACTGCCGCAAAGCCGATCTGTTCGATCAGGTCCGTCACCACATCTTTGGCGGCCTGATCGTCGCCCGCAATAAAGATGGCGCGGCGTTCATCCAGCGGCTTGTTCACGTCGCCCTGCGCTTCCAAATGTGCCGAGGCGATGGTGTTGAAGGCCTTGACCACCCGCGCTCCCTTCAGGTGGTGGGCGATAAAGGCACTCTCCGACAGGCCGCCCAGGTCGATCTGTCCATCGCGCTGCGGGTAATAGTTGGCGGTGTCGATCACGATTTTGCCTTCCATCTGCACGGCGGGCAGGTTGGCGTATTTCCCGAAGGGAATAGTTTCGATCACCAGTTCACCGAAGCGGGCGGCGTCCTCACTGTTGAACGCCTTGACGCCGTGTCCGAGCTGTGCCGTCAGGTCGCGCAGCGTGTCCGGGCCGCGTGAATTGCTGATGCCGACCTCGTGCCCCGCCTCGGCCAGCAGCCGCGCCAGTGCTTTCCCGATATGTCCCGCTCCCAGAATTCCGATCTTCATGGGTCAAGCCTACGCCCGCGCCGGAAGCCCGGATTGGATGGACGCTTACCCGTCGGCTGTAGCTAAGGTTTGCTTTAAGGGGCCGCTTCAGGTTCGGCGGGTCTGCCACCATGCCTGCGGCAGCATCAGCAGTTTGCCCACGCCGCTCACGTGCGCCCGGTGGCTGAAATTGTCGTAATCGTTGCGCTCTAGCGCGTCTAGAATGCCTGCATACGCCCGTGCTGCCGTTGCCACCGCCAATCTGCCAGACCCGTTCAGATTGGGAATGCCCGCGCTGCCCTCGGTGTACCACTGCCGCGCCAGCCGGATCAGGTGCTGCATCAGGGCGCGGTATTCGGGCGTGACCTGCCCTGCTTCCAGCATCTGCCGGGTCACGCCGAACTGCCGCTGCAACTCGTGGGGCAGATACACGCGGCCCCGTGCCAGGTCTTCGCCCACGTCTCTCAGAATGTTGGTGAGCTGCATCGCCTGCCCCAGTTTCAGCGCGTAGTCGAGCGTCTGTGCGCCGCCCTGGTAGCCGCAGATCGGCGCGATCATGAAGCCGACCACGCCCGCGACCCGGCGGCAGTACACCTCCAGATCGTCCATCGTGCGGTATTCGTAGCCCTGTAAATCCATTCTCAGGCCCAGATACAGTTCCTCGAAGGCGCTTCTGGGCAGCGGATAGTGCCGGGCCGCCCAGCACAGCGCCTGAGAAACGGCGTCCGGCCCGCGCTCGGAAAGCGTCAGATGTCCGTTCAGGGCGGCCTGAATACGTGCCCACCAGTCGGTCAGGGCGAGCGGGCCACCGCCGTCCGGCTCATCGGCGATATCGTCGCCCTGGCGGCAGGTCGCATACACCGCCCACACGGCCTGCCGCTGCTGAAGCGGAAAAAAGCGCGAGCCGAAATAAAAGGTGCGCGAGTGCAGGCGCGTCATGTCGCGGCAGTGCAGCAGCGCTTCCGCCAGCTCCGGCTGCATCTGAACATCGGCTCTGGGGCGGCTGGACGCAGTGGAGACGGACCACACGTCCGGCGCATTCAACGGGTGTTCTTGGTTCATGCAGTCTCCGGAGCGGGGTTGTCTCTTGCTGAGGGCGAACAAGGTGCTATGCCTGTGACAGGAAGATCGTACAGTCTGTATCCGGCCCGAACTCTTTCTCTTATCCTAACTGTCTTGCAGGCAGGCCGTTCAGGCACCGCTCTCCGCAGGGCAGCTCCGGCAGTGTGGCGCTCTGTCCGGGTGTCGTTGTCCCGCGTGTTCTCATCTGGAGTGTAAATGTGAACTTCGCTGTAACAGATGCGTATTTCTTACAGTGTGCTGCCGCTCGCCCGCTTTTCAGGGTTGTCTGACCCAGCGCTCGAAGACCACCTCGCGGACTCGCCGCAGGTCGCGGCGCTCCATCTGCGGCAGGTATGTGCCCAGTTCGGCAGGATCGAGAAACGTCAGACCGCCCAGCCGCGTCAGCGCCCGCTGACCCAGACTGCCGTTTCTGCCCAGATACATCAGCCACAGCTGACCGCCCGGTTTCAGCAGCGCGGCAGCTTCTCGCAGCATGGCGGCAGGCGACGACGTTTCGTTCAGGGTCGCCCCGATGGTCACGCCGTCGAAGCTGGCGCGGGGCAGCCCGGTCTGCTCGCCGTTCAGCAGTGCCCAGTCGATTCCCCCCAGCTCGGGGAACAGGTCGCGCAGCCGCCGCTGTGCCACCCGCAGCATCGCCGGACTCAGGTCGCAGGCCAGCACGTGGGCGCCTGCCCCGGCCAGCAGCGCCGCGTAATAGCCAGCGCTGGTGCCCACGTCTAGCCAGCGTTGCCCTGCCTCCGGACGGCACAGCGCCCCGAAAAGGGCGGCTTCCTGCGTCAGATCGAAGGCGGTGCCGCTCAGCAGCGACAGACTGCGTGCCCTCCAGGACATGTATCCGGCGGCGGTCAGGGGCAACAGGTTGCTGCGCTGCGCCGCTGTTCGCCGCCGCTCGTTCGGCTGCTCCGTCTGCCCGCCCTCTGTGCGTGGCCGATTTAAAAAACCTTCAAGTTGCCTGGAAGACCTCATGCCGTCCATTATGCTGAGAGCATTTGAAGGGGCGCTGCATGCTGGCCTACACCGGAGCGCGGCGCAGTATTCAAGACACGCAGGCAGAGCAGCACGGAGGACGACATGGAAAACAATGAGAATAAAAGTCTGGGCGGCGCTCTGGTCGATGTTTTCGACGCCGGAGTCAGCCTGGTGAAGAGTGAGATCAGTGGGCTTATCAGCCGCGTCGCCAACGTTGCCAAGGCCAAGGGCCTGGGGCTGGTGTTGGTGCTGGCGTCGCTGGTGCCGCTGAGTCTCGCCCTGATCTTCCTGATTCTGTTCGTGTTCTACGGCCTGATGCGCCTGGGACTCGGAGCATGGGCGGCCGCCCTGCTGATCGCACTGTTCAGTTTCGCAGTCACGGGCGCCCTGATCTTCCTGGGAATCAAGCGTCTGGGAGCCGACGTACCCGACGACGAAGGCCCGTCTGGCCCGCTCAGCGACATCGCCAAAGATGACCTGAAGTACGGAGCCAAGCAGGACACCACCAGCACAGTGAGCAGCACCGCTGCCGCCACGACCACTGCGGCGACCAGCCCAGCTACGACTGGCACAGCCACGACCGGCGCTTCCGTGTATACGCCTGCTGCGGCCCACGCCAGTCAGGCACACGCCGCCGCGCCCGTGTACGTGACGCCTGCTGCGGGCAACAGTACGGCCCCGCAGGGCACCTCGACCCAGGGCAAGCCGACTGCCGAACCGGAACTGGAAGGCGTGCCGGTCAGCACCAACCCCACCTACCGCGAAGACATGAAAAAGGAGGGCTACTGATGACCAAGCCCGGTTCCAGGACAGCGCAGCGTGACGAGGCCCGCGCCCGCCTCAAGAGCAGTGTGGACGCACTGGCCGACCGCACCAACATGCAGCTTCAGATGCAGAAAGAGCCGCTGAAGATGCTGGGCGGCGCGACGGGCGTGGGGTTGGCCCTGGGTGTGCTGGTCGGGCGGCAGTTCCGCCGTACCCGCCGCGTGTATGTGGATGCGGCCAGCCCCAAAAAAGAGCAGAAGGCTCTGCTGAAGGCCCAGAAGAAGTCGGGCGGAAACAGCATCGGCGGTGCACTGCTGGCGACGGCGGCCACACTCGGTTTCAAGATCCTTCAGGAGCGTGTGCTGGTGCCACGCCTGGAGGAATTCGCCGACCGCCTGATGACCCAGCAGGGCGCGGCAGCCGATGGGAAGACCGGCCCGGTCAAGCCCAAGATCGTGCTGCACAACAGCCCCGAGGACTTTCTGAAGAAGAACGACTGAACGCCGTCTTGACCTGAGCTGCAATTGATACCGCGTTCCCAGAGAGGAGCGCGGTTTTTTGCTACCCTGCCTGCATGACGACCGCCCGCCACACCCGCCAACGCGAGGTCATCGCCGCCGTGTTGCAACAGGCCGAGGGGCCGCTGAGCGCACCGGAACTGCTGGCCCGCGCTCAGGTGGCGCTGCCGACCCTGGGCACCGCCACCGTTTACCGCACCCTGAAGCTGCTCCAGCAGCAGGGCGAGGCGCACGCCGTCAAGCTCGACGGCGAGCCGCTGTATGAATCGAGCGGGCGTGGACACCATCACCATTTTTCGTGCAATGTGTGTGGGCGCGTGTATTCGCTGCATTCCTGCCCGGTGGCCCTGCCGAGCGGCACGGTGTATCCGGGCGGCTTCGTGGTCGAGGGTCACGAAGTCACGCTGTACGGACGCTGCCCGCAGTGCGCTGAAGCCCGCTAAGCCCGATCAGACGCGCCGGGATTGTCCGGTCAACCTTCCGCCCCGCGTTGCGTCCTTTGGGTCTGCTCTGCTAGATTATTGAGAATGAAGAATCGGTATCAGGTATTTCTGACGACTGTGGCTGTGAGAACTGTGGCCCTGGGAACTCTGGCCCTCGGAACTGGGTCGGCAGGGCTGGCGGCTCCGCTTCCGGTCGCGGCCAGCACTTCGGTCATCGCCGATTTCGTGAAGGTGGTGGGGGGTACCCGCGTCAGCGTACTGACAGTGGTTCCGGCCAATGCCGACACGCACACCTATCAGCCTGCAACGGGCGACGTGAAGAAGCTTTCGCTGGCCCGCGCCCTATTCATCAACGGAGCCAATCTGGAACCGTGGCTGCCCCGGCTTCAGGGCGCTGTTGCGGGCGTCAACGTGGTGACGCTGAGCCGGAGTATCAAGCTGCGTCAGGCGGCCGAGCTGCAAAAGGAAGGGCTGGCCGCCGAGGGAGCCTTCGATCCACACGCGTGGTGGAACCCGCTAAACGCCGTCGCCTATGTGAAGAGTATTCAGGCTGAACTGACGCGCCTCGACCCGGCAGGGAAGACCGTGTATGCCGCCAACGCTGGAGCATACACCCGGCAACTGCTGGCGCTGGACAGCTCTGCCAGACGTCAGGTCGCCAGTATTCCGGTTGCCCAGCGGCAACTCGTAACCAACCACGACGCGCTCGGCTATCTGGCGGCCCGCTACGGCCTGACGGTGGTGGGGCAGGTGATCGGCGGCCTAAGCACCGAGCGCGAACCGTCGGCGCAGGAACTGGCAACGCTGGTCCGCAAGGTGCGGGCGGCCCATGTACGGGCCATCTTCACGGAAAACACCGTCAATGCCCGGCTGGCACAGGCCCTGAGCGACGAAACAGGCGTCAAGATCGCTCCGCCGCTGTACACCGATTCACTCGGCGCACCCGGCAGCGACGGTGACAGCTATCTGAAGGCCTTTCAGCACGACATAGACGTGATCGTGAAGGCGCTGAAGTAGGCGGTGGCTCTGAGAGTTGATAATCTGTTCTCTATGTGCCGCGCCTCCACCGCCCTTGCTGTGCCGCTGGGCCTCCCGGAGACGCCGTGAGCGCGTCTGCCGTGCTGACGCCCGCTGCGCCCGGAGCCGCTGCCGCCGCTGAAATTCGCGTGGAGCATCTGACGGTGCGCTACGGTGCTCAGGTCGCGCTGGAAGACGCGAGCGCCTGTTTTCAGGCCGGGCAGTTCAGCGCGGTGATCGGGCCGAACGGAGCCGGAAAATCGACTCTGCTCAAAACGGTGCTGGGGCTGGTCGAGGCCACTTCGGGCACGGTGAGCGTGAATGGGCTGGGCACGCTCCGCAGCGCCAGTGCGTATGTGCCGCAGCAGCAGACGCTCGACTGGGCCTTCCCGGTCACGGTCTGGGACGTGGCGATGATGGGCCGCACCGCCCGGCTGGGCTGGCTGCGTGGCCCGCGCCGCGCCGACCGCGAGATCGTGGCGGCGGCGCTGGAGCAGACCGAGGTGAGCGACCTGAAACACCGCCCGATTCAGGCACTGTCGGGCGGGCAGCGGCAACGGGTGCTGCTGGCCCGCATGCTGGCGCGGCAGGCGCAGGTGCTGCTGCTCGACGAACCCCTGACCGGCGTGGACGCCGCCACCCAGGAGAAGATCATGCGGCTGCTTCAGGAACAGGCGCGGCGCGGCTGCATCGTGGCGATGGTGACGCACGATCTGGAGGCTGCCGCCCGCTGGTGCGATCAGCTGCTGCTGGTCAATCGCCGGGTGGTGGCGCAGGGCACGCCCGCCGAGGTGTACACGCCCGCCAATATCGAGGCCACTTTTTCCAGCAGTCATCTGGGTCACACTCACGCCTGAATGATGTTCTGATGCAGACAAGTTGATAGCTTTTGTAACTTATATGGTGTACCTTTTCTGTCAGGTATGAACAAGACCGATCTGAACGCCCTTAAATTCAATCAACTGACGGTGGTGGGCGTCACCGCGCTGGCCGTGCTGGCGAGCCAACCCTGGCTGGCGGGCCTGCTGGGAGCCGCCATGCTGATCGGTGCGGTGCGGCCCGCGTACAGCCCGATGCGTGCGGCGTACCGCGCTGTCGGCCCCCGCGTTGGTCTGAACCCCGATGTGGTCGATGAATCGCCCGAGGCGCACCAGTTCGCGCAGGGCGTGGGCGGCGTGTTTCTGCTGGCCTCTGCTCTGAGTGGTCTGGCGGGCCTGGGCATCCTGAGTGCCGTGCTGGGCCTGATTGTTATCGCGCTGGCCCTGCTGAATCTGACGACCCACATCTGCGTCGGCTGTCTGATGTATTTTCAGTGGCGCATGCTGAGATACCGAGTGGGACTGAGAAATTAGGTGTCAGGAGTCGGTACATTCACAAGAACGTGTTTCTGAAGCTCCTGCATCTTTCCTGATACTCACTCGCTAACGTTTACCACTCCCTGAGGTTTTCATGTCCGATATCGAACGCCTGAAGAAAGAGAAGCCGCCCTTCGACATCATCGACGATATTCATGTGTATGCCCGCGAAGGCGTCATTGATCCGGAATGGATCGACATGCTCAAGTGGTACGGCGTATACCCTCAGCGCCCCCAGGAAGACGGCTTCCTGATGATGCGCGTGAAGGTGCCCGCCGCGACGTACAGCAGCGGCGTGCTGCGCGAGGTCGCCAGCCTCAGCGACGACTACGCACGCGGCACGCTCGACGTGTCGGATCGGCAGGCGTTCCAGTTTCACTGGCTGACCATCAAGGACATTCCCACCATCTTCTCGCGCCTTGAAAAAATCGGTCTGCACACGCGGGGGGCCTGCGGCGACACGGTGCGGGCGGTCATTTCCAGCCCGCTCGCCGGACTCGATGCCCGCGAGGTGCTGGATGTGTCCGACCTCGCCCACGACCTCGACCGCGAGCTGAGCGGCAATCCCGACTTCGGCGATCTGCCGCGCAAGTTCAAGATCAGCATCACCGGGTCGCCGGAACTCGAAGGCATCCACCTGATCAACGACATCGGCTTTCTGGCGCATACCGTGAACGGAGAAGTCGGATTCGACGTGTGGGTCGGCGGCGGCCTCGGAGCGGTGGCGCATCTGGCGCAGCGGCTGGGCGTGTTCGTGCGGCCCGAAGAAGTGGTGGAGGTGGCGACGGCGATTGCCGGAGCGTACCGCGATCACGGCTACCGCCAGAACCGCAAGAAGTCGCGCCTGAAGTACCTGATCAAAGACCTGGGGCCAGCGAAATTCCGTGAACTGGTGGAAACCGAGTACCTGAAGCGCCCCCTCCAGGACGGCCCACAGGCTCCGGTTGCGCCCTTCGGCGGCAACGACGTGTTGGGCGTGCAGCCGCAGAAGGGTGGCGGCAGTTACGTGGTGGTGGCGACGACGGTGGGCCGCATCGACC
Above is a window of Deinococcus ruber DNA encoding:
- a CDS encoding Fur family transcriptional regulator — its product is MTTARHTRQREVIAAVLQQAEGPLSAPELLARAQVALPTLGTATVYRTLKLLQQQGEAHAVKLDGEPLYESSGRGHHHHFSCNVCGRVYSLHSCPVALPSGTVYPGGFVVEGHEVTLYGRCPQCAEAR
- a CDS encoding phytoene/squalene synthase family protein — its product is MTRLHSRTFYFGSRFFPLQQRQAVWAVYATCRQGDDIADEPDGGGPLALTDWWARIQAALNGHLTLSERGPDAVSQALCWAARHYPLPRSAFEELYLGLRMDLQGYEYRTMDDLEVYCRRVAGVVGFMIAPICGYQGGAQTLDYALKLGQAMQLTNILRDVGEDLARGRVYLPHELQRQFGVTRQMLEAGQVTPEYRALMQHLIRLARQWYTEGSAGIPNLNGSGRLAVATAARAYAGILDALERNDYDNFSHRAHVSGVGKLLMLPQAWWQTRRT
- a CDS encoding class I SAM-dependent methyltransferase encodes the protein MRSSRQLEGFLNRPRTEGGQTEQPNERRRTAAQRSNLLPLTAAGYMSWRARSLSLLSGTAFDLTQEAALFGALCRPEAGQRWLDVGTSAGYYAALLAGAGAHVLACDLSPAMLRVAQRRLRDLFPELGGIDWALLNGEQTGLPRASFDGVTIGATLNETSSPAAMLREAAALLKPGGQLWLMYLGRNGSLGQRALTRLGGLTFLDPAELGTYLPQMERRDLRRVREVVFERWVRQP
- a CDS encoding DUF4395 domain-containing protein; translated protein: MNKTDLNALKFNQLTVVGVTALAVLASQPWLAGLLGAAMLIGAVRPAYSPMRAAYRAVGPRVGLNPDVVDESPEAHQFAQGVGGVFLLASALSGLAGLGILSAVLGLIVIALALLNLTTHICVGCLMYFQWRMLRYRVGLRN
- a CDS encoding phage holin family protein, translated to MENNENKSLGGALVDVFDAGVSLVKSEISGLISRVANVAKAKGLGLVLVLASLVPLSLALIFLILFVFYGLMRLGLGAWAAALLIALFSFAVTGALIFLGIKRLGADVPDDEGPSGPLSDIAKDDLKYGAKQDTTSTVSSTAAATTTAATSPATTGTATTGASVYTPAAAHASQAHAAAPVYVTPAAGNSTAPQGTSTQGKPTAEPELEGVPVSTNPTYREDMKKEGY
- a CDS encoding NADPH-dependent F420 reductase; this translates as MKIGILGAGHIGKALARLLAEAGHEVGISNSRGPDTLRDLTAQLGHGVKAFNSEDAARFGELVIETIPFGKYANLPAVQMEGKIVIDTANYYPQRDGQIDLGGLSESAFIAHHLKGARVVKAFNTIASAHLEAQGDVNKPLDERRAIFIAGDDQAAKDVVTDLIEQIGFAAVDTGSLEDSKVQQPGTPIYGPDLTATQAREALKQKS
- a CDS encoding tRNA-binding protein, which gives rise to MPTDLKPTVRPEDTLERLDIRLGRVLSAELEPSAPRPAYRLQIDFGRYGVRSSVGRFTSHPPSELVGRQVMGVLNFEPRQIGDVSSEVLIIGIQARGKDSGEATFLTPALEGKLGSKLF
- a CDS encoding metal ABC transporter ATP-binding protein — protein: MRVEHLTVRYGAQVALEDASACFQAGQFSAVIGPNGAGKSTLLKTVLGLVEATSGTVSVNGLGTLRSASAYVPQQQTLDWAFPVTVWDVAMMGRTARLGWLRGPRRADREIVAAALEQTEVSDLKHRPIQALSGGQRQRVLLARMLARQAQVLLLDEPLTGVDAATQEKIMRLLQEQARRGCIVAMVTHDLEAAARWCDQLLLVNRRVVAQGTPAEVYTPANIEATFSSSHLGHTHA
- a CDS encoding metal ABC transporter solute-binding protein, Zn/Mn family, producing MKNRYQVFLTTVAVRTVALGTLALGTGSAGLAAPLPVAASTSVIADFVKVVGGTRVSVLTVVPANADTHTYQPATGDVKKLSLARALFINGANLEPWLPRLQGAVAGVNVVTLSRSIKLRQAAELQKEGLAAEGAFDPHAWWNPLNAVAYVKSIQAELTRLDPAGKTVYAANAGAYTRQLLALDSSARRQVASIPVAQRQLVTNHDALGYLAARYGLTVVGQVIGGLSTEREPSAQELATLVRKVRAAHVRAIFTENTVNARLAQALSDETGVKIAPPLYTDSLGAPGSDGDSYLKAFQHDIDVIVKALK
- a CDS encoding nitrite/sulfite reductase yields the protein MSDIERLKKEKPPFDIIDDIHVYAREGVIDPEWIDMLKWYGVYPQRPQEDGFLMMRVKVPAATYSSGVLREVASLSDDYARGTLDVSDRQAFQFHWLTIKDIPTIFSRLEKIGLHTRGACGDTVRAVISSPLAGLDAREVLDVSDLAHDLDRELSGNPDFGDLPRKFKISITGSPELEGIHLINDIGFLAHTVNGEVGFDVWVGGGLGAVAHLAQRLGVFVRPEEVVEVATAIAGAYRDHGYRQNRKKSRLKYLIKDLGPAKFRELVETEYLKRPLQDGPQAPVAPFGGNDVLGVQPQKGGGSYVVVATTVGRIDPDKARALADLADKYGSGELRNTPFQNILIPNVQDAAGLSAELTALGLAPDTGLRGTTIACTGTQFCRLALTETKARTAALIDHLEGALPLPQLPVTINLTGCSNACTRYQVADLGFMGSLRGEDEAYQVHLAGGLGAAQRLGSKLKGVVLARDLDTYTERVLGDYAANAEEGELFSAFADRVGHERFLPDSVLKAEKDAAKETVSA